Proteins from a single region of Pseudarthrobacter sp. NIBRBAC000502772:
- a CDS encoding Gfo/Idh/MocA family protein, which translates to MSAPIATPWLSSQSDPDPRSATGKRLRWGVIATGGIARSVSQDLALLPDAELYAVSSRSQGTAESFAADYGFTKAYGDDDGVPGYQRLLTDDSVDVVYVATPHAQHHEIVLAALNAGKHVLCEKAFTINGREASELVALARERKLFLMEAVWSRFLPGMQRAFEIAASGELGDVHWVTADLGFPAPYSPTSRLWARQDGGGALLDISVYPLLWAVGTLGFPQTVSATGFINDDGVDAQNALTLGYNHGAQAQLTSSLLAYGPRTATVAGSLGYLQSVGSINNPRELVIGIGREGLRTEAFDVVGIGYTYELREVTRCIQQGLAESPVMPLEDSINTMRLFDGVRGQLGVSYPNDAH; encoded by the coding sequence ATGAGTGCGCCCATTGCCACACCGTGGCTGTCCAGCCAGTCCGATCCGGATCCCCGGTCCGCCACCGGAAAACGCCTGCGGTGGGGCGTCATAGCCACCGGCGGGATCGCGCGGTCAGTGTCGCAGGACCTGGCACTACTTCCCGACGCGGAGCTCTACGCCGTCAGTTCCCGCTCACAGGGCACCGCGGAGAGTTTCGCGGCGGACTACGGTTTCACCAAGGCCTACGGGGACGACGACGGCGTGCCGGGCTACCAGCGCCTGCTCACCGATGACTCGGTGGACGTCGTTTATGTCGCCACGCCGCACGCCCAGCACCACGAGATTGTGCTCGCTGCGCTCAATGCGGGCAAGCACGTCCTGTGCGAAAAGGCGTTCACCATCAACGGCAGGGAAGCGAGCGAGCTCGTCGCGCTTGCCCGGGAGCGGAAGCTCTTCCTCATGGAGGCAGTGTGGTCCCGCTTCCTCCCGGGCATGCAGCGGGCGTTCGAGATTGCCGCGTCCGGGGAGCTCGGGGACGTGCACTGGGTGACTGCTGACCTTGGTTTTCCCGCGCCCTATTCCCCGACGTCCAGGTTGTGGGCCAGGCAGGACGGTGGCGGCGCCCTCCTGGACATCTCGGTCTACCCCCTGCTGTGGGCAGTGGGAACGCTGGGGTTCCCGCAGACCGTCAGTGCCACCGGCTTCATTAATGACGACGGCGTGGACGCCCAGAATGCGCTGACGCTCGGCTACAACCATGGTGCCCAGGCCCAGTTGACGTCCTCGCTCCTGGCGTACGGTCCGCGGACTGCCACCGTGGCCGGCAGCCTGGGCTACCTCCAAAGTGTCGGTTCCATCAACAATCCGCGGGAGTTAGTGATCGGCATCGGGCGCGAGGGCCTGCGCACGGAGGCGTTCGACGTCGTCGGCATCGGCTATACCTACGAACTGCGCGAGGTGACACGCTGCATCCAACAGGGCCTGGCCGAGAGCCCGGTCATGCCGCTGGAGGATTCCATCAATACCATGCGGCTCTTTGACGGAGTGCGCGGGCAGCTGGGCGTCAGCTACCCGAACGATGCCCACTAA
- a CDS encoding sugar-binding protein: MRMIGKVGKAAAIAAIAALALTACGRAEPGTTSTTGAGGFEKNSSIGVALPQKTSENWVLAEKLFNDGLSSAGFKPDVQFANGGVSEQQNQISAMITKGAKVIIVGAIDGAQLGTQLKQAKDSGATIIAYDRLLLNTENVDYYVAYDNFKVGVLQGQALLDGMKAKKPTGPYNIELFAGSPDDANAKVFFDGAMSILKPKIDDGTLKVLSGQASFEQAVTQGWKAENAQRRADTLLTGSYGTASLDGVLSPNDTLARAVLTSVKAAGKPLPIITGQDSEVESVKSILAGEQYSTINKDTRKLVEHAIVMVKDLQAGKKPEINDDKSYNNTVKTVPAFLLPPVIVTAANVKTAYVDDPVLGPLTK, translated from the coding sequence ATGCGAATGATTGGTAAAGTAGGAAAGGCAGCAGCGATAGCTGCAATCGCAGCACTGGCGCTGACGGCCTGCGGACGGGCCGAACCCGGCACCACCAGCACCACCGGAGCCGGCGGCTTCGAGAAGAACTCCTCCATCGGCGTCGCGCTTCCCCAGAAGACCAGCGAAAACTGGGTACTGGCGGAGAAGCTGTTCAACGACGGGCTCTCCAGCGCAGGCTTCAAGCCCGACGTGCAGTTCGCCAACGGCGGCGTCTCCGAGCAGCAGAACCAGATCAGTGCCATGATCACCAAGGGCGCCAAGGTCATCATTGTCGGTGCCATCGACGGTGCCCAGCTGGGCACCCAGCTGAAGCAGGCGAAGGACTCCGGCGCGACGATCATTGCCTATGACCGGCTGCTGCTCAACACAGAGAACGTGGACTACTACGTGGCCTACGACAACTTCAAGGTGGGCGTGCTGCAGGGCCAGGCGCTGCTCGACGGAATGAAGGCCAAGAAACCGACCGGCCCTTACAACATCGAGCTCTTCGCCGGTTCACCGGATGATGCCAACGCGAAGGTCTTCTTCGACGGTGCCATGAGCATCCTGAAGCCCAAGATCGACGACGGCACGCTGAAGGTACTCTCCGGCCAGGCCAGCTTCGAGCAGGCCGTCACCCAGGGCTGGAAAGCTGAGAACGCCCAGCGCCGCGCCGACACCCTGTTGACCGGTTCCTATGGAACCGCTTCGCTGGACGGCGTCCTTTCACCGAACGACACCTTGGCCCGCGCTGTCCTGACTTCGGTCAAGGCCGCCGGCAAGCCGCTGCCCATCATCACCGGCCAGGACTCGGAAGTTGAATCCGTCAAGTCCATCCTTGCCGGCGAGCAGTACTCCACCATCAACAAGGACACCCGCAAGCTCGTTGAGCACGCGATCGTGATGGTCAAGGATCTCCAGGCAGGCAAGAAGCCTGAGATCAACGACGACAAGTCCTACAACAACACGGTAAAGACCGTCCCCGCCTTCCTGCTGCCGCCGGTCATCGTGACCGCCGCCAACGTGAAGACGGCCTACGTGGACGATCCGGTACTGGGCCCGCTGACCAAGTAA
- a CDS encoding ABC transporter permease: MSVLARSVGNAFRNKVRTAAVVAVLAVAIGLALAMLVANQAVGAKVQELNASVGTVLTVNPAGGQGFEGGGEPLTAEQAATAAAVPNVTSVVGTSSLRLRNAAEAAAQTAAGTQAGPGGGQGGPGGQNATTLTTSLTAAIDAGTLGGRNQAANGTTGTTTQPVRSLPITATGIGGEMDSTGKALTITEGTGLGDYTAESANALLGTTLAEKNNLAIGSTFTINDQTFTVAGLFDSGTTFGNNALYLTLPTAQTVAELPGELSSMIVTVDSMENLGAAKTALESALGTDKADVTQGQNLESAVSSLGSVKNISFIAFVAALGTAGLIILLIMVMLVRERRREIGVLKAIGAPNRTIGLQFVLEALVLVAMGSAVGAAVASFASGGIASALISTNTSTTAATTGRAAGVAGGAGFPGGGAGFPGGGAGFPGGQGGPLGGASQLLTSVTASASPGVIAAGIAAVFGVAIIGALVPALLTARIRPIEVLRGE; encoded by the coding sequence GTGAGCGTCCTTGCCCGGAGTGTTGGCAACGCCTTCAGAAACAAGGTCCGAACAGCTGCGGTGGTGGCAGTCCTGGCCGTCGCGATCGGACTTGCCCTGGCCATGCTGGTGGCCAACCAGGCCGTCGGAGCCAAAGTCCAGGAGCTGAACGCGTCCGTCGGGACCGTCCTGACCGTCAACCCTGCCGGCGGCCAAGGCTTCGAAGGCGGCGGCGAGCCGCTGACCGCCGAGCAGGCAGCAACCGCAGCTGCCGTCCCCAACGTAACCTCCGTCGTCGGCACCAGTTCACTCCGGCTGCGGAACGCGGCCGAAGCGGCAGCGCAGACGGCGGCCGGCACGCAGGCTGGCCCCGGCGGCGGCCAGGGCGGGCCCGGCGGACAGAACGCCACCACCTTGACCACCAGCCTCACCGCAGCCATCGACGCCGGCACACTCGGCGGCCGTAACCAGGCCGCGAACGGCACCACGGGAACTACCACGCAGCCGGTGCGCTCGCTTCCCATCACCGCGACGGGAATCGGCGGCGAGATGGACAGCACCGGCAAGGCCCTGACCATCACCGAAGGCACTGGGCTGGGCGACTACACGGCTGAATCCGCCAACGCCCTCCTGGGAACCACACTGGCCGAGAAGAACAACCTGGCCATCGGTTCCACGTTCACCATCAACGACCAGACGTTCACGGTGGCTGGCCTCTTCGATTCAGGCACCACGTTCGGCAACAACGCCCTGTATCTGACCCTTCCGACGGCGCAGACCGTCGCGGAACTGCCTGGCGAGCTGTCATCGATGATCGTCACGGTGGACAGCATGGAGAACCTCGGGGCCGCCAAGACCGCGCTTGAGTCCGCCCTCGGCACGGACAAGGCCGACGTCACCCAGGGCCAGAACCTGGAGTCGGCCGTCAGCTCGCTCGGCAGCGTCAAGAACATCTCCTTCATCGCCTTCGTCGCAGCCCTGGGCACCGCCGGACTGATCATCCTGCTGATCATGGTCATGCTGGTCCGCGAGCGCCGCCGGGAAATCGGTGTCCTGAAGGCGATCGGAGCACCCAACCGCACCATCGGACTGCAGTTCGTGCTGGAAGCGCTGGTGCTGGTGGCCATGGGCAGCGCGGTGGGGGCTGCCGTCGCCTCCTTTGCCAGCGGAGGCATCGCTTCCGCACTGATCAGCACCAACACGAGTACGACGGCGGCCACCACCGGTCGCGCGGCCGGCGTAGCCGGAGGTGCCGGCTTCCCCGGCGGCGGTGCCGGCTTCCCCGGCGGCGGCGCTGGCTTCCCCGGCGGCCAGGGAGGACCCCTTGGCGGCGCGTCCCAGCTGCTGACATCGGTCACCGCCAGCGCCTCCCCCGGCGTCATCGCCGCCGGCATCGCAGCGGTGTTCGGCGTGGCCATCATCGGCGCGCTGGTCCCTGCGCTGCTCACGGCGCGCATCCGTCCCATCGAAGTCCTGCGAGGAGAATAG
- the mmsB gene encoding multiple monosaccharide ABC transporter permease, translating into MNALKKLFGGNTRQFGMIFALVALIIFFQFTTEGRTLTPGNVINLFNGNSYILILAIGMVLVIIAGHIDLSVGSVAAFVGVTVALAIRDWGIPWYAGVLLGLLLGALIGAWQGLWTAYVGIPAFIVTLAGMLLFRGFNQFVGKSNTIPVPNDFQYLGSGYLPEVGPSTGYNNLTLLIGLAAVTFVIFSEIRRRRTAKVLGAEVAETWVVVLKLVLVCAAILYATYLFATGRPGTSFPIPGLILAVLVLIYGFVSSKTVVGRHIYAVGGNRHAAELSGVQSKKVNFLVMMNMSILAGLAGMIFVGRSTASGPFDGVGWELDAIAAVFIGGAAVTGGVGTVIGSIIGGLVMAVLNNGLQLLGVGADLTQIIKGLVLLIAVAFDVYNKSQGKRSIIGLMMQSFNRPTGGPGTPLQPDETTSTKETIAREA; encoded by the coding sequence ATGAACGCGCTTAAGAAGCTTTTTGGCGGCAACACCCGCCAATTCGGGATGATTTTCGCTCTGGTCGCGCTGATCATCTTCTTCCAATTCACCACAGAGGGCCGCACGCTCACGCCGGGCAACGTCATCAACCTCTTCAATGGCAACTCGTACATCCTCATCCTCGCCATCGGCATGGTGCTGGTCATCATCGCCGGTCACATCGACCTCTCCGTAGGATCCGTGGCCGCGTTTGTGGGCGTGACAGTGGCCCTGGCCATCCGCGACTGGGGTATCCCCTGGTACGCCGGAGTGCTCCTCGGCCTGCTGCTCGGTGCGCTGATCGGAGCCTGGCAGGGTCTATGGACGGCGTACGTGGGCATTCCCGCGTTCATCGTCACCCTGGCCGGCATGCTGCTGTTCCGCGGCTTCAACCAGTTCGTGGGCAAGTCCAACACCATCCCGGTACCCAATGACTTCCAGTACCTGGGTTCCGGCTACCTTCCTGAGGTTGGGCCCAGCACCGGATACAACAACCTCACCCTGCTGATCGGCCTCGCTGCAGTCACCTTCGTGATCTTCAGCGAAATCCGCCGCCGCCGGACCGCGAAGGTGCTGGGCGCCGAAGTGGCAGAGACCTGGGTGGTCGTCCTGAAGCTTGTCCTGGTCTGCGCGGCCATCCTGTACGCCACGTACCTCTTTGCCACCGGCCGTCCGGGCACGTCCTTCCCCATCCCCGGCCTGATCCTCGCCGTCCTGGTCCTGATTTACGGTTTCGTCTCCTCCAAGACCGTGGTGGGTCGCCACATTTACGCCGTGGGCGGCAACCGGCATGCAGCCGAACTCTCCGGCGTCCAGTCCAAGAAGGTCAACTTCCTGGTCATGATGAACATGTCCATCCTGGCCGGCCTCGCGGGCATGATCTTCGTGGGCCGCTCCACCGCTTCGGGCCCGTTCGACGGCGTCGGCTGGGAACTGGACGCCATCGCCGCAGTCTTCATCGGCGGCGCGGCCGTGACAGGCGGCGTGGGCACCGTGATCGGTTCCATCATCGGTGGCCTGGTCATGGCAGTCCTGAACAACGGCCTGCAGCTCCTCGGCGTCGGCGCCGACCTCACCCAGATCATTAAGGGCCTGGTCCTGCTGATCGCCGTGGCGTTCGACGTCTACAACAAGTCTCAGGGCAAGCGGTCCATCATCGGACTGATGATGCAGAGCTTCAACCGCCCAACCGGCGGGCCCGGCACACCCCTGCAGCCCGACGAAACCACCTCCACCAAGGAAACGATCGCCAGGGAAGCCTGA
- the mmsA gene encoding multiple monosaccharide ABC transporter ATP-binding protein, giving the protein MSSHTTHTDPVILEMRSITKEFPGVKALADVSLRVKAGEIHAICGENGAGKSTLMKVLSGVYPYGSYDGDIVYQSEVQQFKDIRASEHAGIVIIHQELALIPELSIMENIFLGNEPTKRGVINWAEARQRSTELLARVGLREDPDTPIKEIGVGKQQLVEIAKALNKSVKILILDEPTAALNESDSQHLLDLMLGLKGKGITSIIISHKLNEIEQIADSITIIRDGKAIETLDVKADGVDEDRIIKGMVGRALESRFPDHTPKIGEVFFEVKDWSVGHPAIQDRLVCKGSNFFVRRGEIVGFAGLMGAGRTELARSVFGRSYGRFINGHIYKDGKEVVLKNVRQAIDAGLGYVTEDRKSLGLNLLDDIKATTVSANLKKISRNSVVDTAKEFAVAEQYRKALRTKTPSVEEGVAKLSGGNQQKVVLAKWMFTDPDLLILDEPTRGIDVGAKYEIYGIIQQLANQGKGVVVISSELPELLGLSDRIYTIFEGAITGVLNKEEASQESLMKLMTSARKAA; this is encoded by the coding sequence ATGTCGTCCCACACCACGCACACTGACCCGGTCATCCTCGAGATGCGCTCAATTACCAAGGAATTTCCCGGCGTCAAGGCTTTGGCGGATGTAAGCCTCCGGGTCAAGGCCGGCGAGATCCACGCAATCTGCGGCGAAAACGGCGCTGGCAAGTCCACGCTGATGAAGGTGCTTTCGGGCGTCTACCCGTACGGCAGCTACGACGGCGACATCGTGTACCAGAGCGAGGTCCAGCAGTTCAAGGACATCCGCGCCAGCGAGCACGCCGGCATTGTGATCATCCACCAGGAGCTGGCCCTGATCCCGGAACTGTCCATCATGGAGAACATCTTCCTGGGCAACGAACCGACCAAACGCGGCGTCATCAACTGGGCGGAGGCCCGGCAGCGGTCCACAGAGCTACTGGCCCGGGTGGGCCTCAGGGAAGACCCGGACACCCCCATCAAGGAGATCGGCGTCGGCAAGCAGCAGTTGGTGGAGATCGCCAAGGCCCTGAACAAGTCGGTCAAGATCCTCATTCTGGACGAGCCCACCGCTGCGCTCAACGAATCCGATTCCCAGCATCTCCTGGACCTGATGCTCGGCCTCAAAGGCAAAGGCATCACCTCGATCATCATTTCCCACAAGCTCAATGAGATTGAGCAGATCGCCGATTCCATCACCATCATCCGGGACGGCAAGGCGATCGAAACGCTCGACGTCAAGGCCGACGGCGTCGACGAGGACCGCATCATCAAGGGCATGGTGGGCCGGGCCCTCGAGTCCCGCTTTCCTGACCACACGCCGAAGATCGGCGAGGTGTTCTTCGAAGTCAAGGACTGGTCCGTGGGCCACCCCGCCATCCAGGACAGGCTTGTCTGCAAGGGCTCCAACTTCTTCGTACGCCGCGGGGAAATTGTGGGATTCGCCGGGCTGATGGGTGCCGGCCGCACCGAGCTGGCCAGGTCTGTCTTCGGTCGCTCGTACGGACGGTTCATCAATGGCCACATCTACAAAGACGGCAAGGAAGTCGTCCTCAAAAACGTTCGGCAGGCGATTGACGCCGGACTGGGTTATGTGACGGAGGACCGAAAGTCCCTGGGCCTGAACCTGCTCGATGACATCAAGGCCACCACCGTTTCAGCGAACCTCAAGAAGATCAGCCGAAACAGCGTGGTGGACACTGCCAAGGAATTCGCAGTAGCCGAGCAGTACCGCAAGGCACTGCGTACCAAGACGCCCTCCGTGGAGGAAGGCGTCGCCAAGCTCTCGGGCGGCAACCAGCAGAAGGTGGTCCTGGCGAAGTGGATGTTCACGGACCCGGACCTCCTCATCCTGGATGAACCGACGCGGGGCATCGATGTGGGCGCCAAGTACGAGATCTACGGCATCATCCAGCAGTTGGCCAACCAGGGGAAGGGCGTCGTGGTCATCTCTTCCGAGCTGCCCGAGCTGCTGGGTCTTTCCGACCGCATCTACACCATCTTCGAGGGCGCCATCACCGGCGTCCTGAACAAAGAGGAAGCGAGCCAGGAAAGCCTCATGAAGCTGATGACCTCCGCCCGCAAGGCCGCCTGA
- a CDS encoding ABC transporter ATP-binding protein, whose amino-acid sequence MIEVKNLVRTFNSGDRTIKPVNDVSFVLEQGTLACIVGKSGSGKSTLLSLLGALDKPTSGDVVVNGVSLAGMPDGKLTEYRRRDIGFVFQQFNLIPNLSALDNVMLPMEFAGVRRAERRQRAMDLLEQVQLDTEKQVRRINRLSGGEQQRVAIARALANEPKLILADEPTGNLDEQTGDHIIELLSSLSRDHNTTILVVTHDRALANKTDRRFRLQQGRLTEEPARRALV is encoded by the coding sequence ATGATTGAAGTCAAGAACCTGGTCCGCACTTTCAACTCCGGTGACCGCACCATCAAGCCGGTCAACGACGTCAGTTTTGTACTGGAGCAGGGCACGCTGGCCTGCATCGTCGGCAAAAGCGGCAGCGGCAAGAGCACACTGTTGTCCCTCCTCGGTGCGCTGGACAAACCCACCAGCGGAGACGTCGTCGTCAACGGCGTGAGCCTGGCAGGGATGCCGGACGGCAAACTGACCGAGTACCGGCGGCGGGACATTGGGTTCGTTTTCCAGCAGTTCAACCTGATCCCGAATCTTTCCGCGTTGGACAACGTCATGCTGCCCATGGAGTTCGCCGGGGTGCGGAGGGCGGAGCGACGGCAGCGGGCAATGGACCTTCTGGAGCAGGTGCAGCTCGACACGGAGAAACAGGTGCGGCGCATCAACCGGCTGTCCGGCGGCGAGCAGCAGCGCGTGGCGATCGCCCGGGCGCTGGCCAACGAACCCAAGCTGATCCTCGCGGACGAGCCCACCGGGAACCTTGATGAGCAGACGGGTGATCACATCATCGAACTGCTCAGCTCGCTCAGCCGTGACCACAACACCACTATCCTGGTGGTCACGCACGACAGGGCGCTGGCCAACAAGACGGACCGCCGCTTCAGGCTCCAGCAGGGCCGGCTGACGGAAGAACCGGCGCGACGCGCCTTGGTCTGA
- a CDS encoding ROK family transcriptional regulator: protein MSATPRSTRSKPKNPGSQSALRQLNQQRIIETLMSGPSTQAELARQTGLSTATVSNIVKIMQETGLASTEPITSSGRRALNVRLNSNGAVAVGIDFGRRHLRVVLASLSYHVIAEESVLLPLGHQAEEGIRAAVALLDKLLQQSGVDRTLVVGAGVGIPGPIDRRTGTVAQGAILPEWVGINILHHLEETLKIPVFVDNDANLGAWSEVTWGPHSGVSNLMFLKIGSGIGAGLILNGAPYYGTVGITGEIGHATIHEHGLVCRCGNRGCLETIASTTTMIELLGRGEDPPLTPADIVRKALARDSATLRVVDDAGLAVGRALGNVANLINPEVIVVGGPLAGLGDLLLDPIRRGLIRHAVPVIGETTTLTMSSLGDRAEALGAAALVFQHAGIRRA from the coding sequence ATGTCCGCCACACCGCGCTCGACGAGGAGCAAGCCAAAGAATCCGGGATCCCAGTCGGCCCTCCGGCAACTGAACCAGCAACGGATCATCGAGACCCTCATGAGCGGCCCGTCCACCCAGGCCGAGCTTGCGCGCCAGACCGGCCTCTCCACGGCCACGGTGTCCAACATCGTCAAAATCATGCAGGAGACGGGCCTGGCGTCAACCGAACCGATCACCAGTTCCGGACGCCGGGCACTCAACGTAAGACTCAACAGCAACGGCGCGGTGGCTGTGGGAATCGACTTCGGCCGACGGCACCTGCGCGTGGTTCTGGCATCCCTGAGCTACCACGTGATCGCCGAGGAATCCGTCCTGCTGCCGCTCGGCCACCAGGCCGAGGAAGGCATCCGGGCCGCCGTCGCTCTGCTGGACAAACTGCTACAGCAAAGCGGCGTGGACCGGACCCTGGTGGTGGGCGCCGGCGTCGGAATTCCCGGCCCCATCGACCGCCGGACCGGCACCGTGGCGCAGGGCGCCATCCTCCCGGAATGGGTGGGAATCAACATCCTTCACCATCTGGAGGAAACCCTCAAAATACCCGTATTCGTTGACAACGACGCCAATCTTGGCGCTTGGTCCGAGGTTACGTGGGGACCGCATTCAGGCGTGAGCAACCTGATGTTCCTCAAGATCGGATCGGGCATCGGCGCCGGCCTTATCCTCAACGGCGCGCCCTACTACGGCACCGTTGGCATTACCGGCGAAATCGGCCATGCAACGATCCACGAGCACGGGCTCGTGTGCCGCTGCGGCAACCGTGGCTGCCTGGAAACTATCGCCTCCACCACCACCATGATTGAGCTGCTGGGCCGCGGGGAAGACCCACCCCTCACACCTGCGGACATCGTGCGCAAAGCCCTGGCGCGCGACTCCGCAACACTCAGGGTAGTGGACGATGCAGGCCTGGCCGTTGGGCGCGCCCTGGGCAACGTAGCGAACCTGATCAACCCTGAAGTGATCGTGGTGGGCGGCCCTCTCGCGGGCCTGGGCGACCTGCTGCTCGACCCCATTCGGCGGGGGCTTATCCGTCATGCAGTGCCGGTGATCGGCGAGACCACCACGCTGACGATGTCCTCACTTGGGGACCGCGCAGAGGCTTTGGGAGCGGCCGCACTGGTGTTCCAGCATGCCGGGATCCGGCGTGCGTAG
- a CDS encoding carbon-nitrogen hydrolase family protein: MLLALMQANARVLDIEANRAALDAAAGAAAAEGAAVLVTPELFPVGYAPLRLRAELDPARLPAIRETLRGIARRHGIGLVYSLPSVTDSGSWHITSTLVDGAGAELLTYAKVHLFGDDERAAFSPADAGPAVVDFNGFRTSMVICYDVEFPETVRAAALGGAELLLVPTALAHGFETVPQVLLRARALESQLTIAYANHCGTEDGCEFLGGSVVAGPDGSLLAAAGPGTEILYAKVDPDAAGNARGLVPYLRERRPDLYRSWGI; the protein is encoded by the coding sequence GTGCTGCTGGCCCTGATGCAGGCAAACGCCCGCGTACTCGACATAGAGGCAAACCGCGCCGCCCTGGATGCGGCGGCCGGCGCCGCTGCCGCGGAAGGCGCGGCAGTCCTGGTTACGCCGGAGCTGTTTCCCGTGGGCTACGCCCCGCTGCGGCTCCGCGCGGAGCTGGACCCGGCCCGGCTCCCTGCCATCCGCGAGACGTTGCGCGGCATCGCGCGCCGCCACGGTATCGGGCTGGTCTACAGCCTGCCGTCGGTCACGGACAGCGGCAGCTGGCACATCACCTCCACGCTGGTGGACGGCGCGGGCGCCGAGCTCCTCACCTACGCAAAGGTGCACCTCTTTGGCGATGACGAGCGCGCGGCGTTCAGTCCCGCGGACGCGGGTCCCGCCGTCGTCGATTTCAACGGGTTCCGGACATCCATGGTGATCTGCTATGACGTGGAATTTCCCGAAACAGTCAGGGCCGCGGCGCTGGGCGGCGCGGAGCTGCTCCTGGTGCCCACGGCCCTGGCGCACGGCTTCGAAACCGTTCCGCAGGTCCTGCTCCGGGCCCGTGCGCTGGAAAGCCAGCTGACCATCGCCTACGCCAACCACTGCGGAACCGAGGACGGCTGCGAATTCCTGGGCGGGAGCGTCGTCGCCGGCCCGGACGGTTCCCTGCTGGCCGCCGCCGGGCCGGGAACCGAAATCCTGTACGCCAAGGTGGACCCTGACGCCGCCGGAAACGCCCGTGGCCTGGTGCCCTACCTCCGCGAACGCCGCCCGGATCTTTACCGGTCCTGGGGCATCTGA
- a CDS encoding PucR family transcriptional regulator — protein MQPEAAEHLDAVTLGQFLAALPRDLTVLHDAGNAGTPLRWVEPSELEDPTPYLLDGEFVLTAGLPFKDDGGTKESADAYVRRLVGAGVAALGFGLQPYFDAVPDHVLSACQTHRLTLVQIPSSVPFAAIGLEFSKLLESGNARVFRQLADTNRQLMRAVLSARPEHELLSALAQRVPVWAQLFGADGRVRARAAAAGTGGTSPAAAVEPSALQPMLKRLLAGNGPRVETDSLPANGSALVFGHPLRSTKDATLGALILGTDRPLTPAQNSVVSSVVGLLELLVRQRTSGSLAPSQLATALLLHPDSLAVGSTRQLNVLRDLLAQSVSGTRSGALRVVQGIRADASAPASSDGPVRELLQWRRLFDTKMVELTDYGFAAVTRLKVDDALLHEVEDLGWRLVVGDPTEMAGLPAAYQRASSLRPRVQASGQSVRVDDVTWSVTGLLGRGAGTMLAARLLEPVLAQEPDRRSSQLSVLKAWLGENGNWDASAKVLGMHRNSVRRQINALGELLAMDLGSAQARAELWIALQYVDGVEPQMPQDR, from the coding sequence GTGCAGCCTGAGGCGGCGGAGCACTTGGATGCCGTAACCCTGGGCCAGTTTCTGGCCGCGCTCCCCCGGGACCTCACCGTCCTGCACGACGCCGGGAACGCCGGCACCCCTTTGCGCTGGGTGGAGCCCAGCGAACTGGAGGATCCCACGCCCTACCTGCTGGACGGGGAGTTCGTGCTGACGGCGGGACTGCCGTTCAAGGACGACGGCGGCACGAAGGAGAGTGCCGACGCGTACGTGCGGCGGCTGGTCGGCGCAGGCGTCGCCGCCTTGGGGTTCGGCCTGCAGCCCTACTTCGACGCCGTCCCGGACCACGTGCTCTCGGCATGCCAAACGCATCGGCTCACGCTGGTCCAGATCCCCAGCAGTGTCCCCTTCGCCGCCATCGGCCTGGAGTTCTCCAAGCTCCTGGAGTCCGGCAACGCCCGGGTCTTCCGTCAGCTGGCGGACACCAACCGGCAGCTGATGCGGGCGGTGCTGTCGGCCAGGCCCGAGCATGAGCTCCTCTCCGCCCTGGCGCAGCGGGTCCCGGTATGGGCCCAGCTGTTCGGGGCGGACGGCCGCGTGCGGGCCCGGGCCGCAGCAGCCGGGACCGGCGGGACCAGCCCGGCCGCCGCCGTCGAGCCTTCCGCCCTGCAACCGATGCTGAAGCGGCTGCTGGCTGGCAACGGCCCGCGGGTGGAGACGGATTCCCTCCCCGCGAACGGTTCCGCCCTGGTTTTTGGCCATCCGCTCCGAAGCACCAAGGACGCCACCCTCGGGGCACTCATCCTCGGCACGGACAGGCCGCTGACCCCGGCGCAGAACAGCGTGGTGTCCTCGGTGGTGGGGTTGCTGGAACTGCTGGTACGCCAGCGCACCAGCGGCTCCCTGGCCCCGAGCCAGCTGGCGACGGCCCTCCTGCTGCACCCGGACAGCCTGGCCGTCGGCTCAACCCGGCAGCTGAACGTCCTCAGGGACCTTCTGGCGCAAAGCGTTTCCGGAACCCGGTCCGGTGCCCTCCGGGTGGTGCAGGGCATCCGGGCCGACGCCTCTGCGCCCGCGTCGTCGGACGGCCCTGTCCGGGAGCTGCTGCAGTGGCGCCGGCTGTTCGACACAAAGATGGTGGAACTGACTGACTACGGGTTCGCCGCCGTCACCCGGCTCAAGGTGGACGACGCGCTGCTTCATGAAGTGGAGGACCTGGGCTGGCGGCTGGTGGTGGGTGATCCCACGGAAATGGCAGGACTTCCTGCCGCGTACCAGCGTGCATCGTCACTGCGGCCCCGCGTCCAGGCCAGCGGACAAAGTGTGCGCGTGGATGACGTCACGTGGTCGGTCACTGGGCTGCTGGGCCGGGGCGCCGGCACCATGCTTGCCGCCCGGCTGCTGGAGCCGGTCCTGGCGCAGGAGCCTGACCGGCGCAGCTCACAACTCAGTGTCTTGAAGGCGTGGCTGGGCGAAAACGGCAACTGGGACGCCTCGGCAAAGGTCCTGGGCATGCACCGCAACAGCGTGCGGCGCCAGATCAACGCCCTCGGCGAGCTGCTGGCCATGGACCTTGGTTCCGCCCAGGCCAGGGCTGAACTGTGGATTGCCCTGCAGTACGTGGACGGGGTGGAGCCTCAGATGCCCCAGGACCGGTAA